TGTACTTGTTTATTCCCAGTGGCAAATGGATAATGCTCGTGTAATGTGGCAACGACTTGATAAGCGTTATCTCCCGAAAGGAGAAAGCTATAGCAATCTGCGTATTTTATTTAATCGCGTCCTAAGATATTATTTTCGCAACGCCACCTTAGTTTCTCAATACATTGGTGGGCAATCATTTCGGCGCGTCCATGCTGGTGATGACACGTCTTGGGCATTTGTACCAGTTTCAGCAATCAAACAACGTCAAGCTTTAGCCAAGTTGCAAGAGTATGTCTTTGCAGAGGATGCTTTTCATTTCTCGCCACAATTGCTGAATCAGTTAGCACCGTCACGCTGGCAACATTGGGGTAATCCCATACCTAACGATCGCCTCGATTATCCCATACACGATCGCATTTTGAGCTTCCAAACTAGAATACTGCGATCGCTGTTAAATAGCGATCGCCTGAATCGTTTACAAGATATAGAATTAAAAACACCACCTGGGGAAGCCCTCTCCATACCCGAACTGTTTGATACTCTCCAAAAAGGCATTTGGACAGAAGTTTTAACTCTAGAACAACCAAAGTCAATATCTAGCATCCGCCGTTCATTGCAACGGGAACATCTGAAGATTTTACTAGAGATGATGTTGCGTAATACTGAAGCCCCAGAAGATGGACGTACGCTAGCTTGGTATGAATTGCGCCAACTGCAAACAGCTATTGATAGCAGGCTGAAACAATTTGGTGAAAATCTTGATATTTCTACGCTAGCCCATTTGGAAGTTTCGAGCGATCGCATCACTAAAGCTTTAAATGCACAGATACTCTCTCATTAAGATGATTTTGCTATGTGATGGGCAAAATCAGTAAATTGTCAAGCTTTGTTGCAACTTACTTTTAGGTAGATAAATTATCGCTACCTTGAAGATAACTCTGCACAGAAATTAAGCTGGGGGAGATAGTAGCCATGATGGGAGTAATGTTGGTTTCGATTTTCTGCTTGCTTTGGCTGGTTGGCTTTACACTTTTGGCAGAAGCTTGGTTTTATGAAGAAGAACAGCAGTAAAGATCGTCTGTATTGTTAAAAGAAGCTTTCAAGCTGGTTAAATAGGTCATCATCTGGGGTATTTGTGCGTCTATATCTTGCCGATTGAAAACGCCATAATACCCCATTTCTCTATAGTCTGAAAATTGCCAAATAATCTTCTTATTGAATGACTGTAGCTGACTACTTTGGTCTATAGAGTTTGCTTAACTGGATATTTTTTCATTACCAAAAGATGAGGATATATCCAGTTTTTCATTTTTGATTTTTTTCACAGGAACTCTAACTAGATAATAAGCACCCTTGCCGGTTATGTACTGATAATCATCAGGCGGCAAGCCCATGTGTACAAATCTGTCATGCTCTGCTAAAAGTAGCACTGAGCTAGTTTTGACTGGCTTAGTAATCTGCTTGTTAATACGATCTACAACTTCTTGTGCAGACGGTAAGTAGGTGACGTGCTTATGGCTGTAAAATACCACACTAGGTTTTTTGAAGCCAAGCATGACTAATTCTTCATTTGGTTGTTGTACTTGCACTATTGCCGCAGACAATTCTCGCAAAGGTAGCTGACGCTGTTGATCCATCACCAATAAAGCAGGCATCAAAACTACAATAAAAAATGCGACAAAACCTAGCAGGTTTGCACTGATAATCCACCGCCAATTACGCGTCAGGATGGAAGCTGCAATGATGATGGCACAAAGCAGCCAAATCATACCTCCCATAATTGGCAAACCCAACTGTTGAATTAGCTGATATAAATTGGGTGCAGCCGGATCTCGGCCGACTAACTTAGATAATTGAAATAAGGCTACTGCCACTGCTGATAAAAATACTACATTCACCCAAGCGCTCCAGAAAAAGGATTTGGGGGCTGGGGAAGGTGTTTGCGTATCTGAAATTAGGTTGCTCCATAATAGTGCCACTAAAATGGCTGCTGCTGGCATTAATGGCAATACGTAACTGGGGAGTTTGGTGACAGCAATTGTAAAAAATCCAAAAACGCCAAAAAACCAGATGCAAGCAAATAAACCTAATTGTTGAGAACGTTCTTGAGAAAGCCAATGCGATCGCTGCCAAAACTTCAGCTCGATCAAGGCTGCGGGTAAGTAGATTGAGTATGGTGCAAACCCTAACAGCACTACCAGAAAGTAAAAATACCAAGGTGCTGAGTGACCGTTAACTACCTCTGTGAAGCGTTCGATGTTGTGATAACCAAAAAAAGCATTAATATAAGTCCAACCATTACGCCAAATTACTAAGGCATACCAGGGAACTGATAAAACTAAAATAATTAGCATCCCCATTAAAGGACGCATTTCTTGCCATACTTCTCGCAACTTTCCTTGATAGAGTACAAATGCACCGATAATAATCCCAGGCAGGACAATCCCCACAGGCCCTTTGGTTAAAATTGCACCAGCAATTAGTACATAACAAGCTAAATACCATTTATTAGGTAATTTTGAATTAGCAATCGGGAATTGTGAATTGCTTGCGTACCCCAGAAAAAAGCATAGTAAGGCTGATGCGATGCACCCAGTCAGCAGCATATCGGAGACGCCAATTCGTCCCCAAGCAATCATTTCTGGGGTAAGGGCGACGATTGTTGCTGCTAAAGCGGCTGTTAAGTAACGACGAACGGGGCGTGAAACTTGTTCTAATTCATCTTGTCTGGCGAGCGACCAGTGTACTGTGTAAAAAGCTAAACTAACTACTCCCATCGCTGCAAGCACTGATGGTAGTCGTACTGACCACTCATTTACGCCCATAATTGTATAGGCGATCGCCTGACACCAGTAAATTAAAGCAGGCTTATCGAAGCGAGTCTCTTCATTAAAATAAGGTGTGATCCAATCCCCTCTTACTAGCATTTGACGGGAAGCTTCGGCAAACAGTGGTTCTGTTTCATCTACTAAGCCAACGTTGCCTAAATTCCATCCATAAGCTATCCAACCAATTACAATCAACCACAGAACCGACACAGCCACGGCAAGGGCTGGACGCTTTAGTATATTTTTAAACCACTCGTCAAAATTGTGGGGAAGGCTCAATTTCATCTTCATTACTTATCAGTCAATGGTTAATAGCCAATAGTCATTAGTCGTTGACTAGTTATATTTTGTTCTTTATTATTTCTGCTTTTGGTTCGCTAATTAACTCTGGACTGTTAACTGTTGTCAGGGCGAGTTTAACTCATATATCTATTTACTAGATAAATATTTTGCCAAACCCGCCCCTACTGGCTACTGAGTAAGGATCAGCTGCCATTCTTGCTTTTGGGAATCCCATTTAGGTAAGGATGTTTCTCCAACCACATACGGGCCCCAGTAGCGACGGGAACCATCTTGTGCAAAGGCTACTACAATATCTCCCTTCTCTAGCTTTAAATTACCGTTAGGTAAAGATAGCAGCATTCCCCTTTCACTTCCTTCTTGAGGCGCAAAATCCCAATGTGCTGGGATCTCAGACTGCGTTTGCGCAGCAGAAGAGCTTTTGTGTGAAGACTTTCTGGCTAGTAGGGCTAATCGCACAGGCTGATTAGTTTGGTTGCTCATGCGTAAAGTTCCGCGATCGCTGGCATTTCCAACTGAGTCTTGACTATATGCCAAGCGAGTAGTAACCTGACTAGTGCTATGTTCTACTTGGTTACTTGCGGTAGTTACTGAATTGGAAACGTTAGTGGAGGTAAATGTTTCACGAGCAACAGCTGACGATGGATTGCTTGAAACCAGAGGAGTTTCATTGGGCTGTGATGAAGCTGCGTCTGGATCTGTCGTCTCAAAAGAAACACTCATCCCAAAGCACCCCACCAGTAACCCTAACAGTCCTAAAGAACAGGCTAGAACAGCAGCGTTACGATACACTGACGTTTTCATAATTGATAGTTATTAGAAATAAGTATTTGTCTAGGCTTGACCAAATAGTAGCCTATTCTTTGGAGTTGCAGGCACAGAAACTGCCTACTATAGAGTCTCCTGAAATCAAGTCATGCTATGTATCATAAGTAGCATTTTCAGGAAACATACTAGCAAAAACAATTACCTTGATTCTCTATGCAAAAATCAGGTAGAGACCCGATGAATCGAGGCATTATCTTTGAGGAAATATCAACTAAAACAAACAATATGATACATAGCTAGGAAGTTTTTTCGGAGAAGCACAAAGAGCAATTTGGATGTTAGAAGTAGCGATCAAAACAAAGCATATAGCTACAAACCCTGAAATTTTTTTGGGGTATGAGCTTTATTTTTTTTAATATTTCACGCTTCATCTTTTAAGATAACTCTTCTTGTTGAGGGGTGAGACCTCACATGCAAAAATTCTCTGAGGATCTGTGCTTTCTGAAGATGACACCAGGTATAAAATTTAATCGACACTGAACAACCAAATAAATATCTAAACTACTGCTAAAACAAGCTTATGCTAAAACCGATATCCTCAAAAAGAGAAATATCTCATGATTTCTTGACTTGTTTATTGCCATCCCAATCATGCAAAACACCCGTCTGAATAACTTGCTTGATGCCATTGCTAGACGCTTGGAACAATGGTTTATCAACCCGTGGCGGCGCTTTTCGCTACTGATTATGAGTTTTTTGTTTGGGACTTTTCTGGGAACGGCAATTTCCACTACAGCTGGACAGAAGGCTGAATTGGACATTGTTGTCGCAGCGTTTTTAGTATTTTTAACAGAAATTACTAGCAGAATATTCTACAGCCGTAGCTTTTTATCTAAGCGATCGCTATGGATAGAATCGCTAAA
The genomic region above belongs to Calothrix sp. NIES-2098 and contains:
- a CDS encoding glycosyl transferase family protein; translation: MKMKLSLPHNFDEWFKNILKRPALAVAVSVLWLIVIGWIAYGWNLGNVGLVDETEPLFAEASRQMLVRGDWITPYFNEETRFDKPALIYWCQAIAYTIMGVNEWSVRLPSVLAAMGVVSLAFYTVHWSLARQDELEQVSRPVRRYLTAALAATIVALTPEMIAWGRIGVSDMLLTGCIASALLCFFLGYASNSQFPIANSKLPNKWYLACYVLIAGAILTKGPVGIVLPGIIIGAFVLYQGKLREVWQEMRPLMGMLIILVLSVPWYALVIWRNGWTYINAFFGYHNIERFTEVVNGHSAPWYFYFLVVLLGFAPYSIYLPAALIELKFWQRSHWLSQERSQQLGLFACIWFFGVFGFFTIAVTKLPSYVLPLMPAAAILVALLWSNLISDTQTPSPAPKSFFWSAWVNVVFLSAVAVALFQLSKLVGRDPAAPNLYQLIQQLGLPIMGGMIWLLCAIIIAASILTRNWRWIISANLLGFVAFFIVVLMPALLVMDQQRQLPLRELSAAIVQVQQPNEELVMLGFKKPSVVFYSHKHVTYLPSAQEVVDRINKQITKPVKTSSVLLLAEHDRFVHMGLPPDDYQYITGKGAYYLVRVPVKKIKNEKLDISSSFGNEKISS